From Alligator mississippiensis isolate rAllMis1 chromosome 1, rAllMis1, whole genome shotgun sequence:
agctgcaccaggaccaGGGAGCAGCACCCTGGGACAGGACAGGCCCTGACCCTGTTGCTCCCAGCAGGTGATCATGGTGGTGGACACGATCCTGGAGACGCAGGACCTGGACGGGGACGGGCTGCTGGATCCCTCGGAGCTGCTCCGGCTGCCCCTCGAGGGCCAGAGCCtcgtccctgcccctgcccagccgggTGCCCCGGAGGGAGGGCAGGATGTGGAGCCACAGGTCCCTGAAGAGCCGGAGGAGCCTCCTGAGACAGCTGGCAAAGCCCCTGCGATGGACACGAAACCCCCCGAGGCTGCgggggcctggcaggagcaggcaggggctgcagaccccTTCCGGCAGGAGGAGGATGGCACGCGGGAGACTCCGAGGACGCCCGAGGACAAGGCTGGACCGCCCCACGGGCAGGAGAACAATGACGAGATCTAGGCCCCGCTCTGGACTGGGCCGGGAGGGGGTCCGGGCCCAGGAGCGTCCCTGCGGCTCGGAgctgcccccgccctgccctgccccccggcGCTGCAGGAAACCGAGGAGGGCATCGGGGCTACGCGGCTCCCCACATCTGCACTCAGGGAAGAGCCAGGGTGCAGGCGCCCCCTCACCGGAGGGGGTGCGGCTGCCCCCAGGTAGGGGGCACCGGGCCATGTGCAATCCCCCATGTAACCCCCGTTTGGACCAGGCAATACACGGCTGCTGCGgctgccagccccacacctggcctggcctgcccctctgtgagctggggggtgggaggaacgggggggggtgggatgggggtcgCCCTCCCTCTGGGCGCAGGAGCCAGGGACGCAGCGGCTGCAGGGAGCTTCAGCATCTTTATTGAGCAGAGGACACGGGGCTGTGGGGACAAGGCCAGGGGACCAGGGCCGGGGCCACGCCGCCCCCCACG
This genomic window contains:
- the CGREF1 gene encoding cell growth regulator with EF hand domain protein 1, translating into MRSLLLASLLLAVPPTWAAPQDGAHRPEPGAAEKLEPVGNPLLPGQAELQLLQSYLRSLQSVGRDPSSMTREQVLLYLFALHDYDKSGQLDGLEFLRLLSEVLAWQPQGRPAPDAQVIMVVDTILETQDLDGDGLLDPSELLRLPLEGQSLVPAPAQPGAPEGGQDVEPQVPEEPEEPPETAGKAPAMDTKPPEAAGAWQEQAGAADPFRQEEDGTRETPRTPEDKAGPPHGQENNDEI